The Siniperca chuatsi isolate FFG_IHB_CAS linkage group LG2, ASM2008510v1, whole genome shotgun sequence genome window below encodes:
- the spcs1 gene encoding signal peptidase complex subunit 1 — translation MKGPSQHDVSFWNRKSNCCLHPYEPNALRLCLFILSGKMLSIFKSIPTHMDYKGQKLAEQIFQGIILISAVIGFVYGLIIEQFGWTVYIVLAGFAVSCVLTLPPWPMFRQNPLSWQPVIPETSGESSQKPQESLKKKKHK, via the exons atgaagggTCCTTCACAACACGACGTATCGTTTTGGAACCGGAAGTCAAACTGCTGTTTGCATCCATATGAACCGAACGCTCTCCGTTTATGCTTGTTCATTTTAAGTGGAAAGATGCTGTCTATTTTCAAGTCCATTCCCACACACATG GATTATAAAGGCCAGAAGCTGGCTGAACAGATTTTCCAGGGAATAATACTCATCTCAGCG GTGATTGGATTCGTGTATGGTCTGATCATTGAACAGTTTGGGTGGACAGTGTACATAGTGTTGGCTGGTTTTGCTGTGTCCTGTGTG CTGACCCTGCCTCCATGGCCTATGTTCAGACAGAATCCTCTGTCCTGGCAGCCAGTTATACCAGAGACCAGTGGGGAGTCCAGCCAAAAACCTCAGGAAAGTCtcaagaagaagaagcacaAGTAA